A window of the bacterium genome harbors these coding sequences:
- a CDS encoding class I SAM-dependent methyltransferase, whose protein sequence is MMIAKDNAWKGLHVGCGIGVGSVFIGKRYGCQVVGLDISEKWSGNTGSVKAARTDPPLSFSK, encoded by the coding sequence ATGATGATCGCCAAAGATAATGCCTGGAAGGGCTTGCATGTCGGTTGCGGGATCGGCGTTGGTTCCGTCTTCATCGGCAAGCGTTACGGCTGTCAGGTCGTGGGCCTCGATATATCAGAGAAATGGTCTGGAAACACTGGCTCAGTCAAAGCCGCGCGAACCGATCCGCCGCTTTCATTCAGCAAGTAA